In Chloracidobacterium sp., the following proteins share a genomic window:
- a CDS encoding DNA translocase FtsK 4TM domain-containing protein, which translates to MKVCPTCKESYDDETNFCLADGTTLIKKKGKKQPKHSYVNDVLAIIVGAVALLVLLSLLTSSAADRDWFGFATGNGMATRNWIGPVGVNIAALLFSFFGWASYLLPVLIGLIAWRIFQSDTMMPRPLRVLGFVFFVVSLAGLLSLTFGASAGAIVGEGAAQWTAYFIGKIGAAILLAAVFVSSLLLVTNFTLEGFMGHFDVAWGNLRIRLDDWREKRRAERAPVIDEAKKRADKRRAIREAQADAIPPTINIAEIEAMAAGAAVGRSASFDEGPSIPTIEGERNPYETVTVNEEDAEPIVRKSKGKTTKVAVEPPSIPGQTYDDYVLPDPSMLDPAAAAVAHNEDELRAEAKLLEEKTAEFNVPGKVMHIFPGPVVTTFEFKPDAGVKYSRVTGLVDDLCLALKAPSIRIDRIPGKAYVGIEVPNKKREVIHLRDVVESSQFQQSTSLLTLGLGKTIDGGKYVSDLTKMPHLLIAGATGAGKSVGVNTLVMSVLYKARPDEVKFIMVDPKRLELGLYADIPHLSVPIITDPKRAANALRWAVSEMEKRYKDLAGYGVRNIDGYNTEAKRRNDLEQWDDNGEPHRKLPYIVIIIDELADLMMVAGKDVEESITRLAQMARAVGIHLVLATQRPSVDVITGLIKANFPSRISFRVSSKVDSRTIIDANGAESLLGQGDMLFLPPGNAQVVRVHGAFVHESEIKKVVDHIKQQGNPEYDQTITKSEEEMDDSGDLPGRRDPLFTDALKCVVQAKRGSTSLLQRHLRIGYGRAAAILDAMVREGYIGEMDGSTRARPVLPKAYEDLQDIEEGALGED; encoded by the coding sequence ATGAAAGTCTGCCCAACCTGTAAGGAAAGTTACGACGACGAGACCAATTTTTGTCTTGCCGACGGAACGACCCTGATCAAAAAGAAAGGCAAGAAGCAGCCGAAGCACTCGTACGTCAACGACGTGTTGGCGATAATCGTCGGGGCCGTGGCGTTGCTGGTGCTGCTCAGCTTGCTGACGAGCAGTGCGGCGGACAGAGATTGGTTCGGCTTTGCGACGGGCAACGGCATGGCAACGAGGAACTGGATCGGGCCGGTCGGGGTGAATATTGCGGCGTTGCTGTTCAGTTTTTTTGGCTGGGCGTCGTATCTTCTACCGGTGCTGATCGGTCTGATCGCGTGGCGCATTTTTCAATCGGATACGATGATGCCGAGGCCGTTGCGAGTGCTGGGTTTTGTGTTCTTTGTTGTCTCACTCGCGGGCCTGTTGTCGCTGACCTTTGGAGCGTCGGCCGGGGCGATCGTTGGTGAAGGGGCGGCCCAGTGGACGGCGTATTTCATTGGCAAGATCGGTGCGGCAATATTGCTTGCCGCCGTTTTCGTCAGTTCACTCCTGCTGGTGACGAATTTTACGCTCGAGGGCTTCATGGGCCACTTTGACGTTGCTTGGGGCAATTTGCGTATCCGTCTCGACGACTGGCGCGAAAAGAGAAGGGCCGAACGCGCTCCGGTCATCGACGAGGCAAAGAAACGTGCCGATAAACGCCGCGCGATACGCGAGGCACAGGCTGACGCCATTCCGCCGACGATCAACATCGCAGAGATCGAGGCTATGGCCGCCGGTGCGGCGGTTGGCCGCTCCGCCTCATTCGACGAAGGTCCGTCGATACCGACCATCGAGGGCGAGCGGAATCCGTACGAGACCGTCACCGTCAACGAGGAAGATGCCGAGCCGATAGTCAGGAAGTCAAAAGGCAAGACGACCAAGGTCGCCGTCGAGCCGCCATCGATTCCGGGACAGACATACGACGATTACGTCCTTCCCGATCCGTCGATGCTCGATCCGGCTGCGGCAGCGGTAGCTCACAATGAGGATGAGTTGCGTGCCGAGGCAAAGCTGCTCGAAGAGAAGACCGCGGAATTCAACGTGCCGGGCAAGGTGATGCACATCTTTCCGGGGCCGGTCGTGACTACCTTCGAGTTCAAGCCCGATGCGGGCGTCAAATACAGCCGCGTGACGGGCCTGGTCGATGACCTGTGCCTGGCCTTAAAAGCTCCGTCAATTCGTATCGACCGGATCCCCGGCAAGGCGTATGTCGGCATCGAGGTGCCGAATAAGAAACGCGAGGTTATTCATCTTCGCGACGTGGTCGAGTCATCCCAGTTTCAACAATCGACGTCGCTGCTAACCTTGGGCCTCGGCAAGACGATCGACGGCGGAAAATATGTTTCGGATCTCACGAAAATGCCGCATCTGCTGATTGCGGGTGCGACAGGTGCGGGTAAATCCGTCGGCGTCAACACGCTGGTGATGTCGGTGCTCTATAAGGCACGGCCCGACGAAGTGAAGTTCATCATGGTCGATCCAAAGCGGCTCGAACTCGGCCTCTATGCCGACATTCCGCACCTCTCGGTCCCGATAATCACTGACCCGAAGCGAGCGGCAAACGCCCTACGCTGGGCCGTTTCCGAGATGGAGAAACGATACAAAGACCTCGCGGGCTACGGCGTTCGCAACATTGACGGTTACAACACCGAGGCCAAACGCCGCAACGATCTCGAACAGTGGGACGACAACGGCGAACCTCACCGTAAACTGCCCTACATCGTCATTATCATCGACGAGCTGGCCGATCTGATGATGGTCGCGGGCAAGGACGTCGAGGAATCGATCACGCGTCTCGCCCAAATGGCGCGAGCCGTCGGCATTCATTTGGTGCTCGCAACGCAGCGGCCGTCGGTCGATGTAATCACCGGCCTTATCAAAGCGAATTTTCCGTCGCGTATCTCTTTCCGTGTATCCAGCAAGGTGGACAGCCGGACGATCATCGACGCGAATGGTGCCGAATCGCTGCTCGGTCAGGGCGACATGCTGTTCCTGCCGCCCGGCAATGCTCAAGTGGTCCGCGTGCACGGGGCTTTCGTTCACGAGAGCGAGATCAAAAAGGTCGTCGACCACATCAAGCAGCAAGGCAATCCCGAATACGACCAGACCATCACCAAGTCGGAAGAAGAAATGGATGACAGCGGCGACCTGCCGGGCCGCCGCGATCCGCTCTTTACCGACGCCTTAAAATGCGTCGTCCAGGCCAAACGCGGCTCCACATCCTTACTTCAACGCCACCTCCGCATCGGCTACGGCCGCGCCGCCGCCATCTTAGATGCCATGGTCCGCGAAGGCTACATCGGCGAAATGGACGGCTCAACCCGAGCGAGGCCCGTGCTGCCAAAGGCGTATGAGGACTTGCAGGATATCGAAGAAGGTGCCTTGGGCGAAGATTAG
- a CDS encoding four helix bundle protein, whose translation MADPLREKAYAFALRIMSLCEYLHNERQEYVVSRKILDSTLNVGLLLEEGKQAFDRADFLQRHSVATKEAFKCNFMLRLLRDKEYIAEKLAASLISDCEEIQKMLIATVKTTRQNS comes from the coding sequence ATGGCCGATCCGTTGAGAGAAAAGGCGTATGCGTTTGCTCTTCGCATCATGAGTTTGTGTGAGTATTTGCACAACGAAAGGCAGGAGTATGTTGTCTCTCGTAAAATCCTTGATTCTACATTGAATGTTGGCCTGTTGCTCGAAGAAGGCAAACAGGCGTTTGATCGGGCAGATTTTTTGCAGAGACATTCGGTTGCGACCAAGGAAGCCTTTAAATGCAATTTCATGCTGAGGCTGCTTCGGGATAAAGAATATATCGCCGAGAAACTGGCGGCGTCACTAATAAGCGATTGCGAAGAGATCCAAAAGATGCTCATCGCGACCGTCAAGACAACTCGACAAAACTCCTGA
- a CDS encoding helix-hairpin-helix domain-containing protein, with protein sequence MTARTCYLALVIAAVAGGCSSRVAYEQSPIVPTRDAININTADVDDLERLPGVGRKTAEAIVAHRLENGPFRRVEHLMLIRGISEQRFAEFRPLIRVE encoded by the coding sequence ATGACTGCGCGAACATGCTATCTCGCCCTCGTGATCGCGGCCGTTGCCGGCGGGTGCTCGTCGCGTGTCGCATACGAACAGTCGCCGATCGTGCCCACACGGGATGCCATCAACATCAACACGGCTGATGTTGATGACCTCGAACGCCTTCCCGGCGTAGGACGCAAGACGGCCGAGGCCATCGTCGCTCATCGACTAGAGAACGGGCCGTTTCGTAGGGTCGAGCATCTCATGCTGATCCGTGGAATCAGCGAGCAGCGGTTTGCCGAGTTCCGGCCGCTCATTCGTGTCGAATGA
- a CDS encoding ComEC/Rec2 family competence protein — protein MSDTADTPRPFNREPLVAIAAAFAAGIVAAKFTSAGVSVSLVVTLILGLTGFATRKHAISTAFVLLAFVAAGAFSFEIEQKRDKAADRIRTIYDSGQIASGMPVEVEGVLARQPEATLDGRFLTLQSERLVYRGAERAVTGAVRVFVHIDSDISDLRSKISNLKYGSRVRVACALAREEQYQNPGVISRIELLDRMGVDASCSVKSPLLIEHLADESVFLPIAWVYEQRSRLIDEFRQSLSPKASGVMIASLLGNKHFLDKDTAELFREGGTFHILVISGLHITFIGGILLLVVRRLTRKRWVQFVVTSSALWAYTLAVGADIPVVRAAVMFTVLLLGYAIYRSGTLLNSLALSALLLLIWRPSDLFDASLQLTVVSVAAIVACAYPLIEHLRAIGEWTPSHTTPFPPNVSPWLKRVCETLYWNADAWAVNARRQIWTAGVPKSPLLRRTGNVIQKAVRYLLEGLLVSLIVQLWMLPLTVVYFHRVPLVSVVLNLWVGFFIAVESFAAVAAALAAKGSEFLAASLFLLADAMNWLMLALPRAVSSFEWMSFRLPAYSGPGISLYFLYLVPMLLMAVAVRRWRPFDLKRTVLLWNRGLTTVTISLGVLLAVIVVVHPFSASRPDGRLHMDFLDVGQGDAVLITFPTGETMLVDGGGQIKYKRSDDQTVEPFEADVRGIGEAVVSEFLWSKGISRLDYIVATHADADHVQGLADVVKNFRVGRALFGRMPEGDPDLSGLYAALEGRGVLAQVVARGDVLRIGEVNIEVIHPLATIEPDAPSTNNESVVLRIVFGERAFLLTGDIELAAEQDIVDSNRPIKADVVKIAHHGSRTSSIPPFVRAANAEVGIISVGRRSQFDHPHPEVVERWQGAGAIVLTTGTSGMISISTDGRDLTADLETK, from the coding sequence ATGAGCGACACGGCAGACACGCCACGGCCTTTCAATCGCGAGCCGCTGGTCGCGATAGCGGCCGCGTTTGCGGCCGGTATCGTCGCCGCGAAGTTTACGTCGGCAGGCGTTTCTGTATCGTTGGTGGTGACCCTGATCTTGGGCCTCACGGGATTTGCCACTCGAAAGCATGCCATCTCGACAGCTTTTGTCCTGCTCGCATTTGTCGCCGCCGGCGCCTTTTCATTTGAGATCGAGCAAAAACGCGACAAGGCTGCGGATCGGATTCGGACGATCTATGATAGCGGACAGATCGCTTCCGGAATGCCGGTTGAGGTCGAGGGCGTGCTGGCACGCCAGCCCGAGGCTACGTTGGATGGAAGGTTTTTGACGCTGCAGAGCGAGCGTCTTGTCTATCGAGGTGCGGAACGGGCCGTCACCGGTGCCGTGCGCGTGTTCGTGCACATAGACTCCGATATTTCAGATCTCAGGTCTAAAATTTCAAATTTGAAATACGGTTCGCGCGTTCGTGTGGCGTGTGCCCTCGCACGCGAGGAGCAGTACCAGAATCCCGGAGTAATTTCGCGGATCGAACTGCTTGACCGTATGGGCGTTGATGCATCTTGCTCGGTCAAAAGTCCGCTGTTAATCGAACACCTCGCGGATGAGAGCGTGTTCTTGCCAATCGCGTGGGTCTATGAGCAGCGGTCTCGACTGATAGACGAGTTTCGTCAGAGCCTCAGCCCTAAGGCGTCGGGCGTTATGATCGCGAGTTTGCTGGGAAATAAGCATTTTCTCGATAAAGACACGGCGGAGCTGTTTCGTGAGGGCGGCACGTTTCACATTCTCGTGATCTCGGGCCTGCACATTACGTTTATCGGAGGAATTCTGCTGCTGGTCGTGAGGCGACTGACACGCAAGCGTTGGGTGCAGTTCGTCGTGACGAGTAGTGCGCTGTGGGCTTACACGCTCGCCGTTGGTGCGGATATTCCGGTCGTGCGGGCGGCGGTGATGTTTACCGTGCTGCTGCTCGGGTACGCAATCTACCGAAGCGGCACGCTGCTCAATTCGCTTGCGCTGAGTGCATTACTTTTGCTCATCTGGCGGCCGTCGGATCTGTTCGACGCGTCGCTGCAGCTGACGGTCGTCAGCGTTGCTGCGATCGTCGCCTGCGCGTATCCGCTGATCGAGCATTTGAGAGCAATCGGTGAATGGACACCTTCGCACACGACGCCGTTTCCACCGAATGTCAGTCCGTGGCTAAAGCGTGTGTGCGAGACGCTCTATTGGAACGCGGATGCGTGGGCGGTGAACGCAAGGCGGCAGATATGGACCGCCGGAGTACCAAAATCGCCGTTGTTGCGACGAACGGGCAACGTGATTCAGAAGGCGGTGCGGTATTTGCTCGAAGGTTTGCTTGTCTCGCTGATCGTACAGCTGTGGATGCTGCCGCTGACGGTCGTTTATTTCCACCGTGTACCGCTGGTATCGGTTGTGCTAAATCTCTGGGTCGGGTTTTTCATCGCGGTCGAGAGCTTTGCGGCGGTCGCGGCGGCGTTGGCGGCGAAAGGGAGCGAGTTTCTTGCCGCATCGCTGTTCCTACTGGCCGATGCGATGAACTGGCTGATGTTGGCGTTGCCGCGTGCTGTCTCATCGTTCGAGTGGATGAGTTTTCGGCTCCCCGCCTATTCGGGGCCGGGCATTTCTCTCTACTTTTTGTATCTTGTCCCGATGCTGCTGATGGCCGTGGCCGTTCGGCGGTGGCGGCCGTTCGATCTTAAACGAACAGTACTGTTGTGGAATCGCGGCCTGACCACAGTCACGATCTCACTAGGTGTCTTGCTGGCAGTGATCGTCGTCGTGCATCCGTTTAGCGCGTCCAGGCCCGACGGGCGACTGCATATGGACTTTCTGGACGTCGGCCAAGGAGATGCCGTGTTGATAACATTCCCGACCGGCGAGACGATGCTGGTGGATGGCGGCGGACAAATCAAATATAAAAGATCCGATGATCAGACGGTTGAGCCGTTCGAAGCCGATGTTCGCGGGATAGGTGAAGCAGTGGTCTCTGAGTTCCTTTGGTCAAAAGGGATCTCACGACTCGACTACATCGTCGCAACACACGCCGATGCCGACCACGTTCAAGGCCTAGCGGATGTTGTCAAGAACTTCCGTGTCGGACGGGCCCTGTTTGGTCGTATGCCGGAGGGCGATCCCGATCTGAGTGGTCTATACGCGGCGTTAGAGGGCCGCGGCGTTCTGGCCCAAGTCGTTGCGCGCGGGGATGTGCTCCGCATCGGCGAGGTCAATATCGAGGTCATCCATCCCCTTGCTACCATTGAACCTGACGCGCCGTCAACGAATAACGAATCTGTCGTTCTTCGCATCGTCTTCGGTGAGCGGGCGTTTCTCTTGACAGGCGATATCGAATTAGCCGCTGAACAGGACATCGTCGATAGTAATCGGCCTATCAAAGCAGATGTTGTCAAGATCGCTCACCACGGCAGTAGGACCAGCTCGATACCTCCGTTTGTAAGGGCAGCTAATGCAGAGGTCGGCATCATCTCGGTCGGACGGCGTTCGCAGTTTGACCACCCGCATCCTGAGGTAGTCGAGCGATGGCAAGGTGCAGGCGCGATCGTGCTGACCACCGGAACGAGCGGAATGATCTCGATCTCAACCGATGGCCGCGACCTCACCGCCGACCTCGAAACCAAATAA
- a CDS encoding nuclear transport factor 2 family protein — translation MKKTGTLLLTAFLAAMIAACGGTAENKPANANANTGAAQPVTVAMLKDLDVKAYEAYKNKDTKYFETFLDRNFVQFDNGQKSDKAAALKGIGEHKEEIKGFTFSDEKLTKLGPTTAVLTMKVVTDGTRDGKKIPDAISSTLFTRIGTDWRAAWHGEVDIKTPPAADGPPAANTGKTNPTGAAPAKTDEKPKAENKAEDKKPEAPAKEPAKPADKPANAANTAAAPAGETEALLALEKSGWEAWKAKDWTKLGTMLVNDATFVNVMGLVTFGKDATIKGWTDANCDVKSVALSDASSVTVDGSTSMLVVKGSPTGTCGTEKLAPVWAYGIYVKEGSSWKLGFHFEQPAK, via the coding sequence ATGAAAAAGACCGGAACATTGCTGCTCACGGCTTTCTTGGCCGCGATGATCGCCGCATGCGGCGGTACCGCAGAGAACAAACCAGCAAACGCCAATGCCAATACCGGCGCGGCCCAGCCCGTAACGGTCGCGATGTTAAAAGACCTCGACGTAAAGGCATATGAGGCATATAAGAACAAAGACACGAAGTATTTTGAGACTTTCCTCGACCGTAATTTTGTGCAGTTCGATAATGGCCAGAAATCGGACAAGGCGGCTGCCCTCAAGGGTATCGGCGAGCACAAGGAAGAGATCAAGGGATTCACATTCTCGGATGAGAAACTCACAAAGCTCGGCCCGACGACTGCAGTCCTTACGATGAAGGTCGTGACCGATGGAACGCGTGACGGCAAGAAGATCCCCGATGCGATCTCATCGACGCTCTTCACGCGGATCGGGACCGATTGGCGTGCCGCATGGCATGGCGAAGTCGATATAAAGACCCCGCCGGCAGCCGATGGCCCGCCTGCTGCAAACACGGGCAAGACCAACCCGACCGGCGCCGCGCCCGCGAAGACCGATGAGAAACCAAAGGCTGAGAACAAGGCCGAAGACAAGAAGCCCGAGGCCCCGGCCAAAGAACCTGCCAAGCCCGCCGACAAGCCTGCGAATGCGGCCAATACGGCTGCCGCACCGGCCGGCGAAACTGAGGCATTGCTGGCGCTCGAAAAGTCAGGCTGGGAAGCATGGAAAGCCAAGGACTGGACAAAGCTCGGCACGATGCTCGTCAACGATGCGACCTTCGTTAATGTCATGGGTCTCGTGACCTTCGGCAAGGACGCCACGATCAAGGGCTGGACCGACGCTAATTGTGACGTTAAGAGTGTGGCTTTGAGCGACGCGTCGAGCGTGACGGTTGATGGCTCTACATCGATGCTTGTCGTCAAGGGCTCACCCACAGGCACCTGCGGCACCGAAAAGCTCGCCCCTGTTTGGGCTTACGGCATCTACGTAAAAGAAGGCAGTAGCTGGAAGCTCGGCTTCCATTTCGAGCAGCCTGCAAAATAG
- a CDS encoding nuclear transport factor 2 family protein, protein MRKTGTLLLAAACAVVLGACGGTVENKPANAANTAKPAPAAPTADMLLEMEKKANEAYTKADVAYFQTLLSDKAVMSMGKDRMDKAAIIKMIGSAKCESVEVKLSDPQMSKIDNDTYAFSYKNESTGKCNESPNGAMVEVKPMREATIWVRNGDKWQAVWHASTLIVDPKGAAPTADNKDDKSADAKKEVPKKLEGPAEAKKEEPKKEDSAVDLKKEEAKKDDKAAPADAKSAAPQASANTDALAKAHAAGWEAFRTKDAKFFETTMAPTFAFVDPVGGWHSGKAEAIKIWTETMKCEGVTKTSFTDTFASAISPTVEILFGKGTADGSCDGQKNGDLWQTAAYVKEGDAWKLAFMFETPGKPAGK, encoded by the coding sequence ATGAGAAAGACCGGAACACTCTTGCTGGCGGCTGCATGTGCCGTCGTGTTGGGTGCCTGTGGAGGCACAGTCGAGAACAAACCCGCTAACGCAGCGAATACAGCCAAACCGGCCCCGGCCGCACCGACTGCCGACATGCTCCTCGAGATGGAAAAGAAGGCAAATGAGGCCTATACCAAGGCTGACGTAGCATATTTTCAAACGCTCCTTTCCGACAAGGCCGTAATGTCGATGGGCAAAGATCGAATGGACAAGGCCGCGATCATCAAGATGATCGGCTCGGCAAAATGCGAGAGCGTCGAGGTCAAGCTCAGCGACCCGCAAATGTCAAAGATCGATAATGACACCTACGCGTTTAGCTATAAGAACGAGAGCACCGGCAAATGCAACGAGAGCCCCAACGGAGCAATGGTCGAGGTGAAGCCAATGCGCGAAGCAACCATTTGGGTTCGTAACGGCGACAAGTGGCAGGCAGTTTGGCACGCTTCGACACTGATCGTCGATCCCAAGGGAGCTGCGCCGACCGCCGACAACAAGGACGACAAGTCCGCCGACGCTAAAAAGGAAGTGCCGAAGAAGCTGGAGGGGCCTGCGGAAGCCAAGAAGGAAGAACCCAAGAAGGAAGACAGCGCCGTTGATCTGAAGAAGGAGGAAGCCAAGAAGGATGACAAGGCGGCTCCGGCCGATGCCAAGTCTGCTGCTCCGCAGGCTTCGGCCAATACCGACGCCCTCGCAAAAGCACATGCTGCCGGCTGGGAAGCATTTCGGACAAAGGACGCAAAGTTCTTTGAAACGACAATGGCACCGACGTTTGCCTTTGTCGATCCGGTCGGTGGATGGCACAGTGGTAAAGCCGAGGCAATCAAGATATGGACCGAGACGATGAAGTGTGAGGGCGTGACCAAGACGAGCTTTACGGACACTTTTGCGTCGGCAATCTCGCCTACGGTAGAGATCCTATTTGGTAAGGGCACTGCCGACGGGTCATGCGACGGCCAGAAGAACGGCGACCTGTGGCAAACCGCGGCTTATGTCAAGGAAGGCGACGCATGGAAACTCGCCTTTATGTTTGAAACGCCAGGGAAACCGGCTGGGAAATAA
- a CDS encoding carbamoyltransferase gives MSVVLGVNSFHAGSSAAILVDGMPVAAIAEERLNRVKYFAGFPRLSILKCLEMAGLTLADVDHVAVGRDSSANLHKKLEFAIKNPSRLLNLARIRSKSKTFDDMKSLIAAECGVDACSLKFQTHNIEHHLAHTASAYFASEWDHAAGITIDGSGDFVSCLVSECVGDEIRPLKRVFVPHSLGTLYTAVCQFIGYPKYGDEGKVMGLAPLGEDTYADFFEGILSTGKNSFELNPEYFLPFGANQGMEITDDGEMIVHRLYSDKFINELGPPREAYAEITQRDMDVAFGLQRIFEKYYMHVLRDLHSLVQSSRMAMAGGCALNSVANGKALLETPFTEHCIQPAAGDDGLALGAALYASNVTLKEGKRWVMRDAYLGDEYSDEQVKPELDRYGVTYRELNREELIDATTDEVKNGNVIGWFQGRMEWGPRALGNRSILAHPGFPNMKDILNARIKHREAFRPFAPSVLVERQAEIFEQDYPSPFMLHVYKIRPEWRERLSAVNHVDDTGRLQTVARDENQIYYDLISAFEKKTGIPVILNTSFNENEPIVCKPSEAIECFQRTKMDVLVIGSFFCKKDG, from the coding sequence ATGAGTGTAGTTCTCGGAGTCAATTCCTTCCACGCGGGTTCGTCGGCCGCAATATTGGTTGACGGAATGCCTGTTGCTGCTATCGCGGAGGAACGACTGAATCGCGTCAAGTACTTCGCGGGTTTTCCGCGTCTTTCGATCCTGAAATGCCTCGAAATGGCGGGCCTGACGCTGGCAGATGTCGATCACGTCGCGGTCGGGCGGGATTCGTCGGCGAATCTGCATAAGAAACTCGAATTTGCGATCAAGAATCCGTCACGGCTGCTGAATCTCGCCCGTATTCGCTCAAAGAGCAAGACATTTGACGATATGAAATCGCTCATCGCCGCCGAATGCGGCGTTGACGCGTGTAGTCTTAAATTCCAGACACACAACATTGAACATCATCTCGCCCACACGGCAAGTGCGTATTTTGCTTCGGAATGGGATCACGCGGCGGGCATTACTATCGACGGATCGGGCGATTTTGTGTCGTGTCTGGTGAGCGAATGCGTTGGCGACGAGATCCGGCCGCTAAAACGGGTGTTCGTGCCGCACTCGCTGGGGACACTTTACACCGCCGTTTGCCAGTTCATCGGCTATCCGAAATACGGCGACGAAGGCAAGGTCATGGGACTCGCACCACTGGGCGAGGACACTTATGCCGACTTTTTCGAGGGCATCCTGAGCACCGGCAAGAACAGCTTTGAATTGAATCCCGAATACTTCCTGCCCTTCGGAGCAAATCAAGGAATGGAGATCACCGACGATGGTGAGATGATCGTCCACCGACTCTATTCGGACAAGTTCATCAATGAGCTCGGACCACCGCGCGAGGCATATGCCGAGATAACGCAGCGGGACATGGACGTAGCGTTCGGGCTACAGCGGATATTTGAAAAATACTATATGCATGTGCTCCGCGACCTGCATTCGCTCGTTCAGAGCAGCCGCATGGCCATGGCCGGCGGCTGTGCGCTAAACAGCGTCGCGAATGGAAAGGCGCTTCTTGAAACGCCTTTCACCGAGCACTGTATTCAGCCCGCCGCAGGCGACGACGGCCTAGCTCTTGGTGCCGCACTTTACGCGTCAAATGTCACCCTAAAAGAAGGCAAACGCTGGGTGATGCGCGACGCGTATCTCGGCGACGAGTATTCTGACGAACAGGTTAAACCCGAACTCGACCGTTATGGCGTTACCTATCGCGAACTAAACCGCGAGGAATTGATCGACGCCACCACCGACGAGGTCAAGAACGGCAACGTCATCGGCTGGTTCCAGGGCCGGATGGAATGGGGCCCGCGTGCGTTGGGTAACCGATCGATCCTCGCGCATCCGGGCTTTCCTAACATGAAAGACATCCTTAACGCCCGCATCAAGCACCGCGAGGCGTTCCGTCCGTTCGCACCGTCAGTGCTGGTCGAGCGACAGGCCGAGATCTTCGAGCAGGACTATCCCTCGCCGTTCATGCTGCATGTGTATAAAATAAGGCCCGAATGGCGCGAGCGGCTCTCGGCCGTAAATCACGTCGATGACACAGGCCGCCTTCAGACGGTCGCCCGCGACGAGAATCAGATCTATTACGACCTGATCTCGGCGTTCGAAAAGAAGACAGGTATTCCGGTGATCCTTAACACAAGCTTTAACGAGAATGAGCCCATCGTCTGTAAACCATCAGAGGCGATCGAGTGCTTTCAGCGGACAAAGATGGACGTGCTCGTGATCGGCTCGTTTTTTTGTAAGAAGGATGGTTGA